Proteins encoded together in one Citromicrobium bathyomarinum window:
- the hrpB gene encoding ATP-dependent helicase HrpB, whose product MPDDSSLPIHAVLAQLKAALRDGPNAVLVAPPGAGKTTAVAPALLGEDWCTGEVLLLSPRRVAARAAAERMAAMLGEKPGETIGYLTRLDSKRSAKTRVTVLTEAIFLNRIVADPELPGVSAVLFDEAHERHLDSDFGLALALETQGVLREDLRLVVMSATLDGERFAGLMNDCPVIESEGRSHPLRIEWLGASGTQRFEDAMADAVAQAWRAEEGDILAFLPGVREIERVRERLEDRLRGAVILPLHGQVDPAGQRAAIRRDAEGRRRIVLATAIAETSLTLEGVTVVVDGGLSRRAEYDRAAGGNRLVTVQASQASATQRAGRAARQVPGVAYRLWAEAAHAGRPAFEPPEIATSDLAPLVLTLAQWGESEPANLRWLDPPPEASLATAREELRALGALDGEGRITPQGETMAQLPLDPAGAAMVLFGERHGCTERAARLVLLLQERGLGGRGEDLEARLSRWNGERGGRADASRKLAGRWAAAAQNLTSVRPEPVERRGRERASTSSARTVLEVPLAIILAAGRPGFIAKRRDNSGEDWLTANGRGYRLDPTSSVARAEYCVIGDAQGSAQGARITAAAALEEADLRQWLGERIALHRTLRWTGERVEARREERLGALVLSKGQDPVPDMDAVQALLVDKALDKLGELLPAALLARARFAGIEGLSSEILRETAELWLAPLLAGRRDLAVSKGKLVDAVLGQLDWNERQRLDQAAPREFVSPAGTHHPIDYEGQDAPAVEVRVQALYGLDRHPMIGQGKSASPLLLKLTSPAGRPVQATRDLPAFWRGSWADVRKDMKGRYPKHRWPDEPWTEVASLKTKNAFSRGQG is encoded by the coding sequence ATGCCCGACGATTCCAGTCTCCCCATCCATGCCGTATTGGCGCAGTTGAAGGCCGCGCTGCGCGATGGCCCCAACGCGGTGCTGGTCGCGCCGCCAGGGGCGGGCAAGACGACCGCGGTCGCGCCCGCGCTGCTGGGCGAGGACTGGTGCACCGGCGAAGTCCTGCTGCTCTCGCCCCGCCGCGTTGCCGCTCGCGCCGCTGCTGAGCGGATGGCGGCAATGCTGGGGGAAAAGCCGGGCGAGACGATCGGTTATCTCACGCGGCTCGACTCGAAACGCTCTGCAAAGACGCGCGTAACCGTCTTGACCGAGGCGATTTTTCTCAACCGCATCGTCGCCGACCCCGAATTGCCGGGCGTCTCCGCCGTGCTGTTCGACGAGGCGCACGAACGGCATCTGGACAGCGATTTCGGCCTCGCGCTGGCGCTCGAGACGCAGGGCGTGCTGCGCGAGGATCTGCGGCTGGTGGTGATGTCCGCCACGCTCGACGGAGAGCGGTTCGCCGGGCTCATGAACGATTGCCCGGTGATCGAGAGCGAGGGGCGCAGCCATCCCCTGCGGATCGAGTGGCTGGGCGCGAGCGGCACGCAGCGCTTCGAGGATGCGATGGCCGATGCCGTCGCGCAGGCGTGGCGGGCGGAGGAGGGCGACATCCTCGCCTTCCTGCCCGGCGTGCGCGAGATCGAGCGGGTGCGCGAACGGCTGGAGGATCGCTTGCGCGGCGCGGTGATCCTGCCGCTGCACGGGCAGGTCGATCCGGCAGGCCAGCGCGCCGCGATCCGCCGCGATGCCGAGGGTCGCCGCCGGATCGTGCTGGCGACCGCGATTGCGGAAACCTCTCTGACATTGGAGGGCGTCACCGTGGTTGTCGATGGCGGGCTGTCTCGGCGTGCTGAGTACGACCGCGCGGCAGGCGGCAACCGGCTGGTGACCGTGCAGGCATCGCAGGCCTCCGCCACGCAGCGGGCAGGGCGCGCGGCGCGGCAGGTACCGGGTGTGGCCTATCGCCTGTGGGCGGAGGCGGCGCATGCGGGACGTCCGGCGTTCGAGCCGCCCGAGATCGCCACCAGCGACCTCGCGCCGCTGGTGCTGACGCTGGCCCAGTGGGGCGAGAGCGAACCTGCCAATCTGCGCTGGCTCGATCCTCCCCCGGAAGCTTCTCTCGCGACGGCGCGCGAGGAGTTGCGGGCGCTCGGCGCGCTTGATGGGGAGGGGCGGATCACGCCGCAGGGCGAGACGATGGCGCAGCTGCCGCTCGATCCCGCTGGCGCGGCGATGGTGCTGTTCGGCGAGCGGCATGGCTGTACCGAGCGCGCGGCGCGGCTCGTGCTGCTGTTGCAGGAGCGCGGGCTGGGCGGTCGCGGAGAGGATTTGGAGGCGCGGCTTTCTCGCTGGAATGGCGAGCGGGGCGGGCGTGCCGACGCGAGCCGCAAGCTGGCGGGGCGATGGGCTGCGGCTGCTCAAAATCTAACCTCCGTTCGCCCTGAGCCTGTCGAACGGCGTGGGCGCGAACGTGCTTCGACAAGCTCAGCACGAACGGTTCTTGAGGTTCCACTCGCCATCATCCTCGCCGCCGGTCGTCCAGGTTTTATAGCAAAGCGCCGAGATAATTCGGGCGAGGACTGGCTGACGGCGAATGGGCGGGGCTATCGGCTCGACCCGACATCTTCGGTTGCGCGCGCCGAATATTGCGTGATCGGCGATGCGCAGGGCTCGGCACAGGGCGCACGGATCACCGCCGCCGCCGCGCTCGAAGAAGCGGACCTGCGCCAGTGGCTGGGTGAGCGCATTGCGCTCCATCGAACGCTGCGCTGGACCGGGGAACGGGTCGAGGCGCGGCGCGAGGAGCGGTTGGGGGCGCTGGTCCTGTCGAAGGGGCAGGACCCGGTGCCCGACATGGATGCGGTACAGGCGCTGCTTGTGGACAAGGCTCTGGACAAGCTGGGGGAACTGCTCCCCGCCGCACTGCTCGCCCGCGCGCGTTTTGCGGGGATCGAGGGGCTTTCGTCGGAGATTCTTCGCGAGACCGCAGAACTTTGGCTCGCGCCGCTTCTGGCGGGGCGCCGCGATCTCGCGGTGAGCAAGGGCAAGCTGGTCGACGCGGTGCTCGGCCAGCTCGACTGGAACGAGCGGCAGCGGCTGGATCAGGCCGCACCGCGCGAATTCGTCTCGCCCGCAGGTACGCACCACCCGATCGATTACGAGGGGCAGGATGCGCCCGCGGTCGAGGTGCGCGTGCAGGCGCTCTACGGGCTCGATCGGCATCCTATGATCGGCCAAGGGAAGAGTGCGTCGCCGCTGTTGCTCAAGCTGACTAGCCCCGCCGGGCGCCCGGTGCAGGCGACCCGCGATCTGCCCGCGTTTTGGCGCGGTAGCTGGGCCGATGTGCGCAAGGATATGAAGGGCCGCTATCCGAAACATCGCTGGCCGGACGAGCCGTGGACCGAGGTCGCAAGCCTCAAGACGAAGAATGCCTTTTCACGCGGGCAAGGCTGA
- a CDS encoding helix-turn-helix transcriptional regulator, producing the protein MGKRPPITNRVRELREEHDKMSQAALGEAVGVTRHTIIAIEQGRYSPSLETAFRIARLFGVGVEDVFGWEGG; encoded by the coding sequence ATGGGTAAGCGCCCGCCGATCACCAACCGCGTGCGCGAGCTGCGCGAGGAGCATGACAAGATGAGCCAGGCCGCGCTGGGCGAGGCGGTGGGGGTGACGCGCCACACGATCATCGCCATCGAACAGGGGCGCTACTCCCCCAGCCTGGAGACCGCCTTCCGCATCGCGCGCCTGTTCGGCGTGGGGGTGGAGGACGTGTTCGGCTGGGAGGGGGGGTGA
- a CDS encoding polyprenyl synthetase family protein has product MTAEIVPLRKASGAPEASIDAMLSLTASGMNAVNTVILDRMQSEIPLIPSLAGHLISGGGKRLRPMLTLAGAELVGYNGTRHHKLAAAVEFIHTATLLHDDVVDGSEMRRGKAAANIIFGNPATVLVGDFLFSRAFELMTEDGSLKVLKILSSASAIIAEGEVAQLTSQRKITTSEQRYLDIIGSKTAALFAAASRIAAVVAECSDAEEQALDDYGRNLGIAFQLVDDALDYSSDAAEMGKDRGDDFREGKMTLPVILAYARGDAEERKFWEAAILGHRTSDEDLAHAVSLVERHDCVTATRERARHFAQMAADALSIFPDGKAREAMVEAAHFAVARGF; this is encoded by the coding sequence ATGACCGCCGAGATCGTCCCACTCCGTAAAGCGTCTGGCGCACCCGAAGCCTCGATCGATGCGATGCTCTCGCTCACCGCGTCGGGAATGAACGCGGTCAACACCGTGATCCTCGATCGGATGCAGAGCGAAATTCCGCTTATCCCGAGCCTTGCGGGTCACCTGATCTCGGGCGGAGGCAAGCGGCTGCGCCCGATGCTGACGCTCGCCGGGGCGGAGCTGGTCGGCTATAACGGCACGCGCCACCACAAGCTCGCCGCCGCGGTCGAGTTCATCCACACCGCCACGCTGCTGCACGACGATGTGGTCGACGGCAGTGAGATGCGTCGGGGCAAGGCCGCCGCGAACATCATCTTCGGCAATCCGGCGACCGTGCTGGTCGGCGATTTCCTGTTCAGCCGCGCGTTCGAGCTGATGACCGAGGATGGCAGCCTGAAGGTGCTGAAGATCCTCAGCTCGGCCAGCGCGATCATCGCGGAGGGCGAGGTTGCCCAGCTGACCTCGCAGCGCAAGATCACCACCAGCGAGCAGCGCTATCTCGACATCATCGGCTCCAAGACCGCCGCGCTGTTCGCCGCCGCCAGCCGCATTGCGGCGGTGGTCGCCGAATGCAGCGACGCGGAGGAGCAGGCGCTCGACGATTACGGTCGCAACCTCGGCATCGCGTTCCAGCTGGTCGACGACGCGCTCGACTATTCGTCCGACGCGGCCGAGATGGGCAAGGACCGGGGCGACGACTTCCGCGAGGGCAAGATGACCCTGCCGGTCATCCTCGCCTATGCGCGCGGCGACGCGGAGGAGCGCAAGTTCTGGGAGGCCGCAATCCTCGGCCACCGCACCTCCGACGAAGACCTCGCCCACGCGGTATCGCTGGTCGAACGCCACGACTGCGTCACCGCCACCCGCGAGCGCGCCCGGCACTTCGCGCAGATGGCGGCGGATGCGCTGTCGATCTTCCCCGACGGCAAGGCGCGCGAAGCGATGGTCGAAGCCGCGCACTTCGCGGTGGCGCGGGGGTTTTAA
- a CDS encoding ATP-binding protein: protein MIAISAIWIVVLLLGGGLALDRTLTNLVQDNFDTQLNNNLTALIASTEIQPGGEPWLTRPMGDQRFMEPNSGLYYQISPSGEPVDLNNIDVLPSRSLWDEALELRTSAKDEPVYYDSRQFRGEPLRIAQRDTTLPGRDTMWTFAVAQSRAEIDEQIDRIRRILVLSFVILGLGLMVLVLLQSYFGLRPLRRIRTAIQHIRTSGSNRVTDPLPLEVQPLVQELNMLLEHSERQAEEARTHAGNLAHALKTPLTVVNNAATAHAPDLADTVIREARTMRRHVDHHLARARAVGRRAVGHARTPVRDSAEAVRRAIERLYPDVRFDIDGSKDAQVSIERQDLDEILGNLIENAAKYGGGSVFVTIDAEPDDRRCVIWVEDDGMGIPEEKRVEIFDRGARLDTGKPGTGLGLAIVRDVAEIYGGSVDLAESEDLGGLLVRLSLPRS from the coding sequence ATGATCGCGATCTCCGCGATCTGGATCGTCGTGCTGCTGCTGGGCGGAGGGCTGGCGTTGGATCGCACGCTGACCAACCTGGTCCAGGACAATTTCGACACCCAGCTCAACAACAACCTGACTGCGCTGATCGCTTCGACGGAGATCCAGCCGGGAGGGGAGCCCTGGCTAACCCGCCCAATGGGCGATCAGCGGTTCATGGAGCCCAACTCGGGCCTCTATTACCAGATCAGCCCCTCGGGCGAGCCGGTCGATCTGAACAATATCGACGTGCTGCCTTCACGATCGCTGTGGGACGAGGCGCTGGAACTGAGGACGTCGGCGAAGGACGAGCCGGTCTATTACGACAGCAGGCAGTTCCGCGGGGAGCCGCTACGGATCGCCCAGCGCGATACGACCCTGCCCGGCAGAGACACGATGTGGACCTTCGCGGTTGCGCAGTCGCGGGCCGAGATCGACGAACAGATCGACCGGATCCGTCGCATCCTGGTGCTCAGCTTCGTGATCCTGGGGCTGGGCCTGATGGTGCTGGTGCTGCTGCAATCCTATTTCGGCCTGCGCCCGCTGCGCCGTATCCGCACCGCGATCCAGCATATCCGCACCAGCGGCAGCAACCGGGTGACCGACCCGCTGCCGCTGGAGGTCCAGCCGCTGGTGCAGGAGCTGAACATGCTGCTCGAACATTCCGAGCGGCAGGCGGAAGAGGCGCGCACCCACGCCGGCAATCTCGCCCATGCACTCAAGACTCCGCTGACCGTGGTCAACAACGCCGCGACCGCACACGCGCCCGATCTTGCCGATACCGTGATCCGCGAGGCGCGCACGATGCGCCGTCATGTCGACCACCATCTGGCCCGTGCCCGCGCGGTCGGGCGCCGGGCGGTCGGCCATGCGCGGACCCCGGTGCGCGACAGCGCGGAAGCCGTCCGTCGTGCGATCGAGCGCCTCTATCCCGACGTGCGGTTCGACATCGACGGATCGAAGGACGCGCAGGTCTCGATCGAGCGTCAGGATCTCGACGAAATCCTCGGCAACCTGATCGAGAACGCGGCGAAGTATGGTGGGGGCAGCGTGTTCGTGACGATCGATGCCGAGCCGGACGATCGCCGCTGCGTGATCTGGGTGGAGGATGACGGGATGGGCATCCCCGAGGAAAAGCGGGTCGAGATTTTCGATCGGGGTGCGCGGCTCGATACCGGGAAACCGGGCACTGGACTCGGCCTCGCCATCGTGCGCGACGTGGCGGAAATCTACGGCGGATCGGTCGACCTGGCGGAGAGCGAGGATCTGGGCGGCCTGCTTGTTCGCCTGTCGCTTCCGCGTAGCTGA
- a CDS encoding response regulator transcription factor, whose translation MRILIVEDEPTLGQQLKSTLEQNGYAVDLSTDGEDGHYLGSTEDYDAVILDLGLPEIDGLTVLGMWRKEGRRFPVLVLTARDSWSDKVAGLDAGADDYLAKPFQTEELIARLRALIRRASGNTSSELTAGDVRLDTRSGRVTRGGDPVKLTAQEYKLLSYLMHHKGKVVSRTELIEHIYDQDFDRDSNTIEVFVTRIRKKLGAEVITTIRGLGYSLDDPADAPRA comes from the coding sequence ATGCGCATCCTGATCGTGGAAGACGAGCCGACATTGGGCCAGCAGCTCAAGTCGACGCTGGAACAGAACGGCTATGCGGTCGACCTGTCGACCGATGGCGAAGACGGCCATTATCTCGGCTCGACCGAGGATTACGACGCCGTGATCCTCGACCTCGGCCTGCCGGAAATCGACGGGCTGACCGTGCTCGGCATGTGGCGCAAGGAAGGCCGCAGGTTCCCCGTGCTGGTGCTGACCGCGCGCGACAGCTGGTCCGACAAGGTTGCCGGGCTGGACGCGGGCGCTGACGATTATCTCGCCAAGCCGTTCCAGACCGAGGAGCTGATCGCCCGCCTGCGCGCGCTGATCCGCCGTGCTTCGGGCAATACGAGCAGCGAACTGACTGCCGGCGACGTGCGGCTCGACACCCGCTCGGGCCGCGTCACGCGCGGCGGCGACCCGGTCAAGCTGACCGCGCAGGAATACAAGCTGCTGAGCTACCTCATGCACCACAAGGGCAAGGTGGTCAGCCGCACCGAACTGATCGAACATATCTACGATCAGGATTTCGACCGCGATTCGAATACGATTGAGGTCTTCGTCACCCGCATCCGCAAGAAACTGGGCGCGGAAGTCATCACAACGATCCGTGGCCTTGGCTACAGCCTCGACGACCCCGCCGACGCCCCCCGCGCGTAA
- a CDS encoding PepSY domain-containing protein: MKSLLASLLLGCALVAAPAPVFAQSNPAQEAARRDTQSGRALPLRQIEAIVFRSLDAPVCSNSGGGRDCYEYLGPAYDPGAMAYRLKFMRNSRVTFVDIDARTGRVLSRAR; the protein is encoded by the coding sequence ATGAAATCGCTCCTCGCCTCGCTCCTTCTTGGATGTGCGCTCGTCGCCGCACCTGCGCCCGTGTTCGCCCAGAGCAACCCGGCGCAGGAAGCGGCGCGGCGCGATACCCAGTCGGGCAGGGCGCTGCCGCTGCGCCAGATCGAGGCGATCGTGTTCCGTTCGCTCGACGCGCCGGTCTGTTCCAACAGCGGCGGCGGGCGCGATTGCTACGAATATCTGGGCCCCGCGTACGATCCCGGCGCGATGGCCTATCGCCTCAAGTTCATGCGCAACAGCCGCGTGACCTTCGTCGATATCGATGCCCGCACGGGCCGCGTGCTGAGCCGCGCGCGCTAA
- a CDS encoding SIMPL domain-containing protein (The SIMPL domain is named for its presence in mouse protein SIMPL (signalling molecule that associates with mouse pelle-like kinase). Bacterial member BP26, from Brucella, was shown to assemble into a channel-like structure, while YggE from E. coli has been associated with resistance to oxidative stress.), with protein MIRTAIVPTVLAATALAASPAIAAEIQVQATGPVIELVVNEQVEVEPDTVTISAGVTTQAQTAQEALSQNSAQMQSVIDRLKSLGIPERDIQTTRINLGARFDYDQPTQQQVFRGYQASNQVSVKLRDTEEVGAVLDALVKAGANDINGPSFSVSDDTGPKAEARKRALERARSMALDYARVAGYSNVRVLQISESVQGSAREYSADAIRVTGSRIGGAPPVRAGMVETGVTVSVTYEAVN; from the coding sequence ATGATCCGCACCGCCATCGTACCCACCGTCCTTGCCGCCACCGCTCTGGCCGCAAGCCCCGCGATCGCTGCCGAAATTCAGGTCCAGGCCACCGGACCGGTGATCGAACTGGTGGTCAACGAACAGGTTGAGGTCGAGCCCGATACGGTCACCATCAGCGCTGGCGTAACCACCCAGGCGCAGACCGCGCAGGAGGCGCTGTCGCAGAACTCCGCGCAGATGCAGAGTGTGATAGACCGGCTGAAATCGCTCGGCATCCCCGAACGCGACATTCAGACCACCCGGATCAATCTGGGCGCGCGTTTCGATTATGACCAGCCAACCCAGCAGCAGGTCTTTCGCGGCTATCAGGCATCCAATCAGGTCAGCGTGAAGCTGCGGGATACCGAAGAGGTCGGCGCGGTGCTCGATGCGCTGGTGAAGGCTGGCGCAAACGATATCAACGGCCCCAGCTTCTCGGTCTCGGACGATACCGGCCCCAAGGCCGAAGCCCGCAAGCGCGCGCTGGAGCGTGCGCGCAGCATGGCGCTGGATTACGCGCGGGTCGCCGGGTACTCCAACGTCCGGGTTCTGCAGATTTCCGAAAGCGTGCAGGGTTCCGCGCGGGAGTATAGCGCCGACGCAATCCGCGTGACCGGATCGCGCATCGGCGGTGCGCCGCCGGTTCGGGCTGGGATGGTGGAAACCGGGGTGACCGTCAGCGTGACCTACGAGGCGGTCAATTAA
- a CDS encoding ATP-binding cassette domain-containing protein → MAQPPILSWENLGLQQGGRWLFGGPNQDNIDLHIGPRDRLALIGRNGAGKTTLFRLIDDKLDADQGQRKVKPGTRIVVLEQDPDVSAHKTLMDFALGGENPPAEHEVEAIAGQLGIDMSRECKGASGGEKRRAAIARALAQHPDLLLMDEPTNHLDLAAIDWLESWLDRYTGAFVVISHDRTFLKRLTRATLWLDRGTMRRKEVGFGGYEAWEEQVYAEEARAAEKLDAKLKLEAHWLERGVTARRKRNQGRLEKLWQMRAQRASMIDTTGTAKLKLATAEDFKSKSVIVADHVSKAYGDRTIIRDFSLRIQRGDRIGIVGANGAGKTTLLKLLTGEIEPDSGTVDIAKTLTGVMIDQQRSLLGEGKTVRQVLAEGGDWIDVRGNRKHVQGYLKEFLFDPGIVDTKVDILSGGERSRLLLAREFARASNLLVLDEPTNDLDLETLDLLQEVIADYEGTVLIVSHDRDFLDRTVTVTLGLDGSGKVDVVAGGYEDWVAKRRQPVAGKSKAPAKASPPPAPPPPKADKLSYKDQRDYEALPARIEELELAIARGEEILADPELYTKDPQRFATIMKGIENARSEKDEAEERWLMLAERVEG, encoded by the coding sequence ATGGCTCAGCCTCCAATTCTTTCCTGGGAAAACCTCGGCCTCCAGCAGGGCGGCCGCTGGCTGTTCGGCGGGCCGAACCAGGATAATATCGATCTGCACATCGGCCCGCGCGACCGGCTCGCGCTGATCGGGCGCAACGGCGCGGGCAAGACCACGCTATTCCGGCTGATCGACGACAAGCTCGATGCGGACCAGGGCCAGCGCAAGGTAAAGCCCGGCACGCGGATCGTGGTGCTGGAGCAGGACCCGGACGTCTCGGCTCATAAAACCCTCATGGACTTCGCGCTCGGGGGCGAGAACCCGCCCGCCGAACACGAGGTAGAGGCGATCGCGGGCCAGCTCGGCATCGACATGAGCCGCGAGTGCAAGGGCGCGAGCGGGGGCGAGAAGCGTCGCGCCGCGATTGCCCGCGCGCTGGCGCAGCACCCCGACCTGCTGCTGATGGACGAACCGACCAACCATCTGGATCTGGCCGCGATCGACTGGCTGGAAAGCTGGCTCGACCGCTATACCGGCGCCTTCGTCGTCATCAGCCACGACCGGACCTTCCTCAAGCGCCTGACCCGCGCGACGCTGTGGCTCGATCGGGGCACGATGCGCCGCAAGGAGGTCGGCTTCGGCGGGTACGAGGCGTGGGAAGAGCAGGTCTATGCCGAGGAAGCGCGCGCGGCGGAGAAGCTGGACGCAAAGCTGAAGCTGGAAGCGCACTGGCTCGAACGCGGGGTGACCGCGCGGCGCAAGCGCAACCAGGGCCGGCTGGAGAAGCTGTGGCAGATGCGCGCCCAGCGTGCCTCGATGATCGACACCACCGGCACCGCCAAGCTGAAGCTGGCGACGGCGGAGGACTTCAAGAGCAAGTCGGTGATCGTCGCCGACCATGTCTCCAAGGCCTATGGCGACCGCACCATCATCCGCGACTTCAGCTTGCGCATCCAGCGCGGCGACCGGATCGGCATCGTCGGTGCCAATGGTGCGGGCAAGACCACGCTCCTGAAGTTGCTGACCGGCGAGATCGAGCCCGACAGCGGCACGGTCGACATCGCCAAGACGCTGACCGGCGTGATGATCGACCAGCAGCGCAGCCTGCTGGGCGAAGGCAAGACCGTACGGCAAGTGCTGGCCGAGGGTGGCGACTGGATCGACGTGCGGGGCAATCGCAAGCATGTTCAGGGCTACCTCAAGGAATTCCTGTTCGATCCCGGCATCGTCGATACCAAGGTCGACATCCTCTCGGGCGGCGAACGCTCCCGCCTGCTGCTGGCGCGCGAGTTCGCCCGCGCATCCAACCTGCTGGTGCTGGACGAGCCGACCAACGACCTCGACCTCGAAACGCTCGACCTGCTGCAGGAGGTCATCGCGGACTACGAGGGCACCGTGCTGATCGTCAGCCACGATCGCGACTTCCTCGACCGAACGGTCACCGTCACGCTCGGCCTCGACGGGTCGGGCAAGGTAGATGTGGTCGCGGGCGGGTATGAGGACTGGGTCGCCAAGCGCCGCCAGCCCGTCGCAGGCAAGAGCAAGGCACCCGCTAAAGCGAGCCCGCCGCCTGCCCCGCCCCCACCGAAGGCGGACAAGCTCTCCTACAAGGACCAGCGCGATTACGAGGCCCTGCCGGCGCGGATCGAGGAGCTGGAGCTCGCCATCGCCCGGGGGGAGGAAATCCTCGCCGATCCGGAGCTGTACACCAAGGACCCGCAGCGCTTCGCCACGATCATGAAGGGCATCGAGAATGCGCGGAGCGAGAAGGACGAGGCCGAGGAACGCTGGCTGATGCTTGCCGAGCGGGTCGAGGGTTGA
- a CDS encoding uracil-DNA glycosylase family protein, with product MSTETLHADIAACRVCETALGFAPRPVVQFSSTSRILIIGQAPGSKVHASGIPWDDASGDRLREWTGLNRDQMYDAEQVALVPMGFCYPGKASGGDRPPRPECAPLWHERVLAALPDDRLTLLVGSYAQAANLPETRGWTMARRVEHWLETDGAAFDGAIPLPHPAWRSTLFMRKHPWFEADLLPRLRARIARRLGHA from the coding sequence TTGAGCACAGAGACGCTGCACGCAGACATCGCCGCCTGCCGGGTGTGCGAGACCGCGCTGGGCTTTGCACCGCGACCGGTGGTCCAGTTCTCTTCCACAAGCCGCATCCTCATCATCGGGCAGGCACCGGGCAGCAAGGTCCACGCGAGCGGCATCCCGTGGGACGATGCCAGCGGCGACCGGCTGCGCGAATGGACCGGCCTGAACCGCGACCAGATGTACGACGCAGAGCAGGTCGCGCTGGTCCCGATGGGCTTCTGCTACCCCGGCAAGGCGAGTGGCGGCGACCGGCCGCCGCGCCCCGAATGCGCCCCGCTGTGGCACGAGCGCGTGCTCGCCGCCCTGCCCGACGACCGCCTGACCCTGCTGGTCGGCAGTTACGCACAGGCGGCCAACCTGCCCGAAACGCGCGGCTGGACTATGGCCCGGAGGGTCGAGCACTGGCTGGAAACCGACGGTGCCGCGTTCGATGGTGCGATTCCCCTGCCCCATCCCGCCTGGCGATCGACCCTGTTCATGCGCAAGCACCCCTGGTTCGAAGCCGATCTGCTGCCGCGTCTGAGAGCGCGGATCGCCCGTCGGCTCGGGCACGCCTGA
- a CDS encoding DUF6456 domain-containing protein has product MRRELAERELTSEGPRRSGAPSARRRSVTVNLAESPLTWLHARGHLSDRLFDAGERLRADYEKAQLSPSVTMRWDPVRIKGGPDAGLSPTERQLAAKERFDGALAAAGSGLSDVLWRVVCACENLPDAERALHWPARSGKLVLRLALERVADFYRIG; this is encoded by the coding sequence ATGCGACGCGAACTTGCCGAACGTGAACTGACCAGCGAAGGGCCGCGCCGCAGCGGTGCCCCCAGTGCGAGGCGCCGATCTGTCACCGTCAATCTCGCCGAAAGTCCGCTCACCTGGCTGCACGCGCGGGGACATCTGAGCGACCGCCTGTTCGATGCGGGCGAGCGTCTGCGCGCCGATTACGAGAAGGCGCAGCTCAGTCCCTCGGTCACGATGCGGTGGGACCCGGTGCGAATCAAGGGCGGGCCCGATGCCGGGCTTTCCCCCACGGAGCGGCAGCTTGCGGCGAAGGAGCGCTTCGACGGAGCGCTGGCGGCGGCAGGCAGCGGCCTCTCGGACGTGCTGTGGCGGGTGGTGTGCGCGTGCGAGAACCTGCCCGATGCGGAGCGCGCGCTGCACTGGCCTGCGCGTTCCGGCAAGCTGGTGCTCAGGCTGGCGCTGGAACGGGTGGCCGATTTCTATCGCATCGGGTGA
- a CDS encoding helix-turn-helix transcriptional regulator has translation MINRIRDIRRQKGWTLADLAEACTPPTTAQTIGRLETGTRNLSLKWMERIGSALGVDPETLVRSDKAEPVAVVAVLGDNGAQALETPREAILPEVMGATGTRMVMQVRASTGAYRTGDQLWLRQIDPAKAGQAINRDVLVPRRAGRFAFGRLVDSEPRRIALLPPEPGHKQVVVEDPAWIAVAETLVRPL, from the coding sequence ATGATAAACCGGATCCGCGATATTCGCCGCCAGAAAGGCTGGACCCTGGCCGATCTGGCGGAGGCCTGCACCCCGCCCACCACAGCGCAGACCATAGGCCGGCTGGAAACGGGCACACGCAACCTCTCGCTCAAATGGATGGAGCGGATCGGCAGCGCGCTGGGCGTCGATCCCGAAACGCTGGTCCGCTCGGACAAGGCGGAGCCGGTCGCGGTGGTCGCCGTGCTGGGCGATAACGGCGCGCAGGCGCTGGAGACCCCGCGCGAGGCGATCCTGCCCGAGGTGATGGGAGCGACGGGCACGCGGATGGTGATGCAGGTCAGGGCAAGCACCGGCGCCTATCGCACCGGCGACCAGCTATGGCTGCGTCAGATCGACCCGGCCAAGGCGGGCCAGGCGATCAACCGAGACGTGCTGGTACCGCGCCGTGCGGGCCGCTTCGCCTTCGGGCGGCTGGTCGACAGCGAACCGCGCCGGATCGCGCTGTTGCCCCCCGAACCGGGGCACAAGCAGGTGGTCGTGGAAGACCCGGCGTGGATCGCGGTCGCCGAAACGCTGGTCCGGCCATTGTGA